The following coding sequences are from one Lycium ferocissimum isolate CSIRO_LF1 chromosome 3, AGI_CSIRO_Lferr_CH_V1, whole genome shotgun sequence window:
- the LOC132050243 gene encoding delta-1-pyrroline-5-carboxylate synthase-like isoform X3 — protein sequence MDSADPARAFVKDVKRIIIKVGTAVVTRGDGRLALGRMGSLCEQIRELTSQGFEVILVTSGAVGVGRQRLRYRKLINSSFADLQKPQGDLDGKACAAVGQNGLMALYDTLFSQLDVTSAQLMVTDNDFRDPDFRRQLNETVNSLLCLKVVPIFNENDAISTRKAPYELSMQDSSGIFWDNDSLAALLALELKADLLVLLSDVDGLYTGPPSDPQSELIHTYVKEKHEGLITFGDKSRVGRGGMTAKVKAAVYAAYAGIPVVITSGFANNNIIKALDGERVGTLFHREAIKWASTGDVDAREMAVSARECARRLQALSSQERSKILLDIADALEAKEEEILAENEADVAAAQQAGYDKAMISRLALKPGKISSLANSVRVLANMDEPIGRILKRTELADGIILEKTSSPLGVLLIIFESRPDALVQIASLAVRSGNGLLLKGGKEAKRSNAILHKVITSSIPPSVGERLIGLVTSREEIPELLKLDDVIDLVIPRGSNKLVSQIKAATKIPVLGHADGICHVFIDKSADLDMAKRIVLDAKTDYPAACNAMETLLVHKDLVQTGGLNDLILELQERGVSLFGGPKASSLLNVPEANSFHHEYGALACTVEIVEDVNAAIDHIHHHGRQVTILIINFQCILFESGNCKMLMW from the exons ATGGATTCGGCTGATCCTGCTAGAGCGTTTGTCAAGGACGTCAAAAGAATTATTATTAAG GTTGGAACAGCAGTGGTGACTCGAGGTGATGGAAGATTAGCACTTGGAAGAATGGGTTCACTGTGTGAGCAG ATTCgggaacttacctctcaaggctTTGAAGTTATTTTGGTGACCTCAGGTGCCGTTGGTGTTGGCCGTCAGCGCCTTCGATATAGGAAGCTTATTAACAGCAG CTTTGCGGACCTTCAAAAGCCTCAAGGCGACCTTGATGGCAAAGCTTGTGCGGCTGTAGGTCAGAATGGCCTCATGGCTCTGTATGATACGTTGTTCAGTCAg TTGGATGTAACCTCAGCTCAGCTTATGGTGACTGATAATGACTTTAGAGATCCGGACTTTAGGAGACAACTCAATGAAACTGTAAACTCATTGCTCTGTCTAAAAGTTGTACCTATATTTAACGAGAACGATGCTATCAGCACGCGGAAGGCTCCTTATGAG CTCTCCATGCAGGATTCGTCTGGAATCTTTTGGGATAATGACAGTTTGGCAGCTCTATTGGCTTTGGAGCTAAAAGCGGATCTTCTTGTTTTGCTGAGTGACGTTGACGGTCTTTACACTGGCCCTCCAAGCGATCCACAGTCAGAGCTAATTCATACATATGTTAAGGAGAAGCACGAGGGATTGATTACTTTTGGAGACAAGTCTAGAGTGGGAAGAGGGGGTATGACTGCCAAGGTAAAAGCTGCTGTGTATGCAGCATATGCTGGCATTCCTGTTGTCATAACCAG TGGCTTCGCcaacaataatatcattaaAGCACTAGATGGAGAACGTGTTGGCACTCTCTTTCATCGTGAAGCCATTAAATGGGCATCAACAGGAGATGTTGATGCTCGCGAGATGGCAGTTTCTGCAAGGGAATGTGCCAGGCGGCTTCAG GCCCTCTCATCTCAAGAAAGGAGTAAAATTTTGCTAGATATAGCTGATGCACTGGaagcaaaagaagaagaaatcctGGCTGAAAATGAAGCTGATGTTGCTGCTGCTCAGCAAGCTGGATATGACAAGGCTATGATATCTCGGTTAGCCTTGAAGCCAGGAAAA ATTTCAAGTCTTGCAAACTCGGTCCGTGTGCTTGCTAACATGGATGAGCCCATTGGCCGCATTTTAAAGAGGACAGAG CTTGCCGATGGAATCATATTGGAGAAAACATCATCTCCATTGGGTGTTCTCCTGATTATATTTGAGTCACGACCTGATGCACTCGTACAG ATAGCTTCTCTAGCAGTCCGAAGTGGGAATGGCCTCTTGTTGAAAGGAGGGAAGGAGGCCAAAAGATCAAATGCAATATTACACAAG GTGATTACCTCATCCATTCCTCCAAGTGTCGGTGAAAGACTTATTGGGTTAGTGACTTCTAGAGAAGAGATCCCTGAATTGCTTAAG CTTGATGATGTGATTGATCTTGTTATACCAAGAGGTAGCAATAAACTTGTTTCTCAAATTAAGGCTGCAACAAAAATTCCAGTTCTTGGCCATGCTG ATGGTATTTGCCATGTTTTCATTGATAAGTCTGCTGACTTGGATATGGCCAAACGCATTGTTTTGGATGCGAAAACAGATTATCCAGCGGCCTGCAATGCAATG gaaACGCTTCTCGTTCACAAGGATCTGGTGCAAACTGGAGGTCTTAATGACCTGATTCTGGAACTTCAAGAAAGAG GTGTTTCTTTATTTGGTGGACCTAAAGCAAGCTCCCTACTTAATGTTCCTGAAGCAAATTCCTTCCATCATGAATACGGTGCTCTGGCTTGCACTGTAGAAATTGTTGAAGATGTGAATGCTGCAATAGATCACATACATCATCATGGAAGGCAAGTTACAATTCTCATAATCAATTTTCAATGTatt ttattTGAATCTGGGAATTGCAAAATGCTTATGTGGTAG
- the LOC132050243 gene encoding delta-1-pyrroline-5-carboxylate synthase-like isoform X2: MDSADPARAFVKDVKRIIIKVGTAVVTRGDGRLALGRMGSLCEQIRELTSQGFEVILVTSGAVGVGRQRLRYRKLINSSFADLQKPQGDLDGKACAAVGQNGLMALYDTLFSQLDVTSAQLMVTDNDFRDPDFRRQLNETVNSLLCLKVVPIFNENDAISTRKAPYEDSSGIFWDNDSLAALLALELKADLLVLLSDVDGLYTGPPSDPQSELIHTYVKEKHEGLITFGDKSRVGRGGMTAKVKAAVYAAYAGIPVVITSGFANNNIIKALDGERVGTLFHREAIKWASTGDVDAREMAVSARECARRLQALSSQERSKILLDIADALEAKEEEILAENEADVAAAQQAGYDKAMISRLALKPGKISSLANSVRVLANMDEPIGRILKRTELADGIILEKTSSPLGVLLIIFESRPDALVQIASLAVRSGNGLLLKGGKEAKRSNAILHKVITSSIPPSVGERLIGLVTSREEIPELLKLDDVIDLVIPRGSNKLVSQIKAATKIPVLGHADGICHVFIDKSADLDMAKRIVLDAKTDYPAACNAMETLLVHKDLVQTGGLNDLILELQERGVSLFGGPKASSLLNVPEANSFHHEYGALACTVEIVEDVNAAIDHIHHHGSAHTDSIITEDKEVAELFLHQVDSAAVLHNASTRFSDGFRFGLGAEVGISTSRIHARGPVGVEGLLTTRWLARGSGQIVDGDKEIVYTHKDLDLEA; the protein is encoded by the exons ATGGATTCGGCTGATCCTGCTAGAGCGTTTGTCAAGGACGTCAAAAGAATTATTATTAAG GTTGGAACAGCAGTGGTGACTCGAGGTGATGGAAGATTAGCACTTGGAAGAATGGGTTCACTGTGTGAGCAG ATTCgggaacttacctctcaaggctTTGAAGTTATTTTGGTGACCTCAGGTGCCGTTGGTGTTGGCCGTCAGCGCCTTCGATATAGGAAGCTTATTAACAGCAG CTTTGCGGACCTTCAAAAGCCTCAAGGCGACCTTGATGGCAAAGCTTGTGCGGCTGTAGGTCAGAATGGCCTCATGGCTCTGTATGATACGTTGTTCAGTCAg TTGGATGTAACCTCAGCTCAGCTTATGGTGACTGATAATGACTTTAGAGATCCGGACTTTAGGAGACAACTCAATGAAACTGTAAACTCATTGCTCTGTCTAAAAGTTGTACCTATATTTAACGAGAACGATGCTATCAGCACGCGGAAGGCTCCTTATGAG GATTCGTCTGGAATCTTTTGGGATAATGACAGTTTGGCAGCTCTATTGGCTTTGGAGCTAAAAGCGGATCTTCTTGTTTTGCTGAGTGACGTTGACGGTCTTTACACTGGCCCTCCAAGCGATCCACAGTCAGAGCTAATTCATACATATGTTAAGGAGAAGCACGAGGGATTGATTACTTTTGGAGACAAGTCTAGAGTGGGAAGAGGGGGTATGACTGCCAAGGTAAAAGCTGCTGTGTATGCAGCATATGCTGGCATTCCTGTTGTCATAACCAG TGGCTTCGCcaacaataatatcattaaAGCACTAGATGGAGAACGTGTTGGCACTCTCTTTCATCGTGAAGCCATTAAATGGGCATCAACAGGAGATGTTGATGCTCGCGAGATGGCAGTTTCTGCAAGGGAATGTGCCAGGCGGCTTCAG GCCCTCTCATCTCAAGAAAGGAGTAAAATTTTGCTAGATATAGCTGATGCACTGGaagcaaaagaagaagaaatcctGGCTGAAAATGAAGCTGATGTTGCTGCTGCTCAGCAAGCTGGATATGACAAGGCTATGATATCTCGGTTAGCCTTGAAGCCAGGAAAA ATTTCAAGTCTTGCAAACTCGGTCCGTGTGCTTGCTAACATGGATGAGCCCATTGGCCGCATTTTAAAGAGGACAGAG CTTGCCGATGGAATCATATTGGAGAAAACATCATCTCCATTGGGTGTTCTCCTGATTATATTTGAGTCACGACCTGATGCACTCGTACAG ATAGCTTCTCTAGCAGTCCGAAGTGGGAATGGCCTCTTGTTGAAAGGAGGGAAGGAGGCCAAAAGATCAAATGCAATATTACACAAG GTGATTACCTCATCCATTCCTCCAAGTGTCGGTGAAAGACTTATTGGGTTAGTGACTTCTAGAGAAGAGATCCCTGAATTGCTTAAG CTTGATGATGTGATTGATCTTGTTATACCAAGAGGTAGCAATAAACTTGTTTCTCAAATTAAGGCTGCAACAAAAATTCCAGTTCTTGGCCATGCTG ATGGTATTTGCCATGTTTTCATTGATAAGTCTGCTGACTTGGATATGGCCAAACGCATTGTTTTGGATGCGAAAACAGATTATCCAGCGGCCTGCAATGCAATG gaaACGCTTCTCGTTCACAAGGATCTGGTGCAAACTGGAGGTCTTAATGACCTGATTCTGGAACTTCAAGAAAGAG GTGTTTCTTTATTTGGTGGACCTAAAGCAAGCTCCCTACTTAATGTTCCTGAAGCAAATTCCTTCCATCATGAATACGGTGCTCTGGCTTGCACTGTAGAAATTGTTGAAGATGTGAATGCTGCAATAGATCACATACATCATCATGGAAG TGCTCACACTGATAGCATCATTACTGAAGACAAAGAAGTTGCTGAACTGTTTTTACATCAAGTTGACAG TGCTGCTGTACTTCATAATGCAAGCACAAGATTTAGTGATGGGTTCCGCTTTGGACTTGGTGCAGAG GTGGGGATTAGTACAAGTCGCATTCATGCTCGTGGTCCAGTTGGAGTTGAGGGATTGCTCACAACTAGATG GCTTGCAAGGGGATCTGGACAAATTGTTGATGGTGATAAAGAAATTGTCTACACTCACAAAGACCTTGATCTGGAGGCTTGA
- the LOC132050243 gene encoding delta-1-pyrroline-5-carboxylate synthase-like isoform X1 has product MDSADPARAFVKDVKRIIIKVGTAVVTRGDGRLALGRMGSLCEQIRELTSQGFEVILVTSGAVGVGRQRLRYRKLINSSFADLQKPQGDLDGKACAAVGQNGLMALYDTLFSQLDVTSAQLMVTDNDFRDPDFRRQLNETVNSLLCLKVVPIFNENDAISTRKAPYELSMQDSSGIFWDNDSLAALLALELKADLLVLLSDVDGLYTGPPSDPQSELIHTYVKEKHEGLITFGDKSRVGRGGMTAKVKAAVYAAYAGIPVVITSGFANNNIIKALDGERVGTLFHREAIKWASTGDVDAREMAVSARECARRLQALSSQERSKILLDIADALEAKEEEILAENEADVAAAQQAGYDKAMISRLALKPGKISSLANSVRVLANMDEPIGRILKRTELADGIILEKTSSPLGVLLIIFESRPDALVQIASLAVRSGNGLLLKGGKEAKRSNAILHKVITSSIPPSVGERLIGLVTSREEIPELLKLDDVIDLVIPRGSNKLVSQIKAATKIPVLGHADGICHVFIDKSADLDMAKRIVLDAKTDYPAACNAMETLLVHKDLVQTGGLNDLILELQERGVSLFGGPKASSLLNVPEANSFHHEYGALACTVEIVEDVNAAIDHIHHHGSAHTDSIITEDKEVAELFLHQVDSAAVLHNASTRFSDGFRFGLGAEVGISTSRIHARGPVGVEGLLTTRWLARGSGQIVDGDKEIVYTHKDLDLEA; this is encoded by the exons ATGGATTCGGCTGATCCTGCTAGAGCGTTTGTCAAGGACGTCAAAAGAATTATTATTAAG GTTGGAACAGCAGTGGTGACTCGAGGTGATGGAAGATTAGCACTTGGAAGAATGGGTTCACTGTGTGAGCAG ATTCgggaacttacctctcaaggctTTGAAGTTATTTTGGTGACCTCAGGTGCCGTTGGTGTTGGCCGTCAGCGCCTTCGATATAGGAAGCTTATTAACAGCAG CTTTGCGGACCTTCAAAAGCCTCAAGGCGACCTTGATGGCAAAGCTTGTGCGGCTGTAGGTCAGAATGGCCTCATGGCTCTGTATGATACGTTGTTCAGTCAg TTGGATGTAACCTCAGCTCAGCTTATGGTGACTGATAATGACTTTAGAGATCCGGACTTTAGGAGACAACTCAATGAAACTGTAAACTCATTGCTCTGTCTAAAAGTTGTACCTATATTTAACGAGAACGATGCTATCAGCACGCGGAAGGCTCCTTATGAG CTCTCCATGCAGGATTCGTCTGGAATCTTTTGGGATAATGACAGTTTGGCAGCTCTATTGGCTTTGGAGCTAAAAGCGGATCTTCTTGTTTTGCTGAGTGACGTTGACGGTCTTTACACTGGCCCTCCAAGCGATCCACAGTCAGAGCTAATTCATACATATGTTAAGGAGAAGCACGAGGGATTGATTACTTTTGGAGACAAGTCTAGAGTGGGAAGAGGGGGTATGACTGCCAAGGTAAAAGCTGCTGTGTATGCAGCATATGCTGGCATTCCTGTTGTCATAACCAG TGGCTTCGCcaacaataatatcattaaAGCACTAGATGGAGAACGTGTTGGCACTCTCTTTCATCGTGAAGCCATTAAATGGGCATCAACAGGAGATGTTGATGCTCGCGAGATGGCAGTTTCTGCAAGGGAATGTGCCAGGCGGCTTCAG GCCCTCTCATCTCAAGAAAGGAGTAAAATTTTGCTAGATATAGCTGATGCACTGGaagcaaaagaagaagaaatcctGGCTGAAAATGAAGCTGATGTTGCTGCTGCTCAGCAAGCTGGATATGACAAGGCTATGATATCTCGGTTAGCCTTGAAGCCAGGAAAA ATTTCAAGTCTTGCAAACTCGGTCCGTGTGCTTGCTAACATGGATGAGCCCATTGGCCGCATTTTAAAGAGGACAGAG CTTGCCGATGGAATCATATTGGAGAAAACATCATCTCCATTGGGTGTTCTCCTGATTATATTTGAGTCACGACCTGATGCACTCGTACAG ATAGCTTCTCTAGCAGTCCGAAGTGGGAATGGCCTCTTGTTGAAAGGAGGGAAGGAGGCCAAAAGATCAAATGCAATATTACACAAG GTGATTACCTCATCCATTCCTCCAAGTGTCGGTGAAAGACTTATTGGGTTAGTGACTTCTAGAGAAGAGATCCCTGAATTGCTTAAG CTTGATGATGTGATTGATCTTGTTATACCAAGAGGTAGCAATAAACTTGTTTCTCAAATTAAGGCTGCAACAAAAATTCCAGTTCTTGGCCATGCTG ATGGTATTTGCCATGTTTTCATTGATAAGTCTGCTGACTTGGATATGGCCAAACGCATTGTTTTGGATGCGAAAACAGATTATCCAGCGGCCTGCAATGCAATG gaaACGCTTCTCGTTCACAAGGATCTGGTGCAAACTGGAGGTCTTAATGACCTGATTCTGGAACTTCAAGAAAGAG GTGTTTCTTTATTTGGTGGACCTAAAGCAAGCTCCCTACTTAATGTTCCTGAAGCAAATTCCTTCCATCATGAATACGGTGCTCTGGCTTGCACTGTAGAAATTGTTGAAGATGTGAATGCTGCAATAGATCACATACATCATCATGGAAG TGCTCACACTGATAGCATCATTACTGAAGACAAAGAAGTTGCTGAACTGTTTTTACATCAAGTTGACAG TGCTGCTGTACTTCATAATGCAAGCACAAGATTTAGTGATGGGTTCCGCTTTGGACTTGGTGCAGAG GTGGGGATTAGTACAAGTCGCATTCATGCTCGTGGTCCAGTTGGAGTTGAGGGATTGCTCACAACTAGATG GCTTGCAAGGGGATCTGGACAAATTGTTGATGGTGATAAAGAAATTGTCTACACTCACAAAGACCTTGATCTGGAGGCTTGA